In Thermoplasmata archaeon, the genomic window TGCCGCAGCTGCCACCGGGCCAAGACCACCGCGTTCCGGCGTGGTCGTCAGCGTCCCGTGCCGGTGCCACCCTCGAGCGACCGCTCGAGCGTGGGGATCGAGAATCCGAGCCCGGTCCCGGTGCCGTAGAGCAGCACGGTCTCCCCGCCGCGGATCGCCCGCCGTTCGACCAGGGCCGGCAGGGCCGCGTACGGGGCGGCGGCTTCGGGCGAGGCGGAGATGCCGTGACGATCGCCGAGCTGTCGCATCGCTCCGAGGATCGAGCGGTCCGTCACCCGGATCCCTCCGCCTCCGCTCTCCCGGATCGCCTCGAGGATCCGCTCGCCGGCGAACGGCGCCGGCACGAGGAGCCCGGGGGCCAACGTGCGGGGCTCGTCCCAGCCCGCGACCTGCGTCGCCCCGTCGTCCAGGGCCCGTACGACGGGGGCGCAGCCCTCGGGCTGGATCGCGTACAGGCGGGGGATCCGCTCGAGGAGGCCCAGCGACCGGAGCGTTCGGAAGGCGCGCCACATTCCGATGAGCCCGGTGCCGCCGCCGGTCGGGTAGAGGATCGCGTCGGGGAGGGCGTCCGCGCCCAGTTCCTCGAAGATCTCGAATCCCATCGTCTTCTTTCCTTCCACCCGGTACGGCTCCCGCAGCGTAGAGAGGTCGAAGGCGCTGCGCGCACGCTCCGCCTGCCGGGCGGCCGCTCCCACCTCGCGCAGCGTCCCG contains:
- a CDS encoding threonine synthase, with protein sequence MTSTGSLLWRLSCRACCNDVDPDRPTGVCPTCGQALFAEYDLEHLDPRRWLAALPARARSLWRYRELLPVRDDRHIATLGEGGSPILDLGEISAAPGIRVLEKDDGGLPTGSFKARGMAVAVSRARELGLEELFVPSAGNAGVALAAYGARAGRRVRVYLPEQAPASIAEAARTFGAEVIALPGTLREVGAAARQAERARSAFDLSTLREPYRVEGKKTMGFEIFEELGADALPDAILYPTGGGTGLIGMWRAFRTLRSLGLLERIPRLYAIQPEGCAPVVRALDDGATQVAGWDEPRTLAPGLLVPAPFAGERILEAIRESGGGGIRVTDRSILGAMRQLGDRHGISASPEAAAPYAALPALVERRAIRGGETVLLYGTGTGLGFSIPTLERSLEGGTGTGR